A region of Ferrimicrobium acidiphilum DSM 19497 DNA encodes the following proteins:
- a CDS encoding anthranilate synthase component II codes for MLRNVLIIDNYDSFVYNLSQYVGKLGAIPTVIREDTIADNPELIGTSEAVIISPGPGRPSSSRGGLAMLANHRDLPILGVCLGHQLIGEYFGASVVRAQKVMHGRTSLITHDGAGVFRGLAPQLTVTRYHSLVVDPATTPSDLTITSTTSDGIIMGLRHRRYPIEGVQFHPESILSDDGLQMISNFLNQ; via the coding sequence GTGCTCCGCAACGTTCTCATCATCGACAACTACGACTCGTTCGTCTACAACCTCTCACAGTACGTGGGTAAGCTCGGCGCTATACCTACCGTCATCCGAGAGGACACTATCGCCGATAACCCGGAGTTGATTGGAACCTCTGAGGCGGTCATCATCTCACCCGGACCAGGTCGACCGTCGTCATCGCGAGGCGGACTCGCCATGCTCGCAAATCACCGCGATCTCCCGATCCTCGGCGTCTGTCTCGGTCACCAACTGATCGGCGAGTACTTCGGAGCAAGCGTCGTCCGTGCTCAGAAAGTGATGCACGGGCGCACCTCGCTGATCACCCACGATGGTGCCGGGGTTTTTCGCGGCCTCGCTCCTCAGCTCACTGTGACGAGATATCATTCGCTCGTCGTGGATCCAGCCACAACGCCTTCCGATCTAACGATCACTAGTACCACTTCAGACGGGATCATCATGGGCCTTCGCCATCGGAGGTATCCGATTGAGGGAGTACAGTTTCATCCAGAATCCATCCTCTCCGATGACGGGCTTCAGATGATCAGCAACTTTCTTAACCAATGA
- a CDS encoding thiolase family protein: MRDAVIVDIVRTPGGRRNGSLAGWHAVDLAAFVINGILERTTIDPQIIDDVIFGCVSQVGEQSANIARNAVLAAHLPESVPGTTVDRQCGSSQQAAAFAAQAIISGAADVVIAGGVESMSRVPMGSSMGQGPGVPFGPTLASRYSDRGGLVHQGISAELIAEKWGFSRQDLDSFALQSQQRAAKATVEGRFKHELLPIDVRDSEGRPTGTVLDVDEGIRPDTSLDALAGLRPAFKEDGKITAGNSSQITDGASAALIMSSERAEQLGLTPRARFVSFAVVGSDPILMLTAPIPATERVLAKANLSLDQIDLVEINEAFASVVLAWANELHPDPDRVNVNGGAIALGHPLGASGTRLLATLVNELERTGGRYGLQTMCEGGGMANAYVIERLG, encoded by the coding sequence ATGCGTGATGCAGTGATTGTTGATATCGTCCGTACACCTGGAGGGAGACGAAATGGCAGCCTTGCCGGCTGGCACGCAGTGGACCTAGCAGCCTTCGTGATCAATGGGATCTTGGAACGCACCACAATAGATCCACAGATCATTGACGATGTCATTTTTGGCTGCGTGAGCCAAGTTGGCGAACAGTCGGCGAACATCGCTCGCAACGCTGTTCTGGCCGCCCATCTGCCCGAGTCGGTGCCAGGCACAACCGTCGATCGACAGTGTGGATCCTCGCAGCAGGCTGCTGCGTTCGCAGCACAAGCCATCATTTCAGGGGCAGCCGACGTTGTCATAGCTGGTGGTGTCGAGTCGATGAGTCGCGTTCCAATGGGGTCATCAATGGGACAGGGTCCAGGTGTACCGTTTGGACCAACCCTGGCGTCTCGCTATAGCGACCGTGGTGGGCTCGTTCATCAAGGTATCTCTGCTGAGTTGATCGCCGAAAAGTGGGGATTCAGTCGTCAAGATCTCGACAGTTTTGCCCTCCAGAGCCAACAACGCGCTGCTAAGGCCACAGTCGAGGGGCGATTCAAACATGAACTGTTGCCCATCGATGTTCGCGACTCAGAAGGACGACCGACAGGGACTGTCCTCGATGTCGATGAGGGGATCCGGCCAGACACCTCCCTTGATGCGCTCGCTGGCCTTCGCCCCGCATTCAAAGAGGATGGCAAGATTACCGCCGGGAACTCATCTCAGATCACCGATGGGGCATCCGCTGCACTCATCATGAGTAGTGAACGTGCCGAACAACTAGGTCTAACTCCACGTGCGCGTTTCGTCTCATTCGCCGTAGTGGGTTCTGACCCCATCCTCATGCTGACCGCTCCGATCCCCGCGACCGAACGAGTGCTGGCTAAAGCCAACCTCAGCCTCGATCAGATTGACCTCGTCGAGATCAATGAGGCCTTCGCCTCGGTCGTTCTAGCCTGGGCCAACGAACTCCACCCTGATCCAGATCGTGTCAACGTAAACGGAGGAGCTATCGCCTTGGGGCACCCTCTTGGCGCTTCAGGAACACGACTCTTGGCAACCCTAGTCAATGAACTCGAGCGCACTGGTGGTCGTTATGGTCTTCAGACGATGTGTGAGGGTGGCGGTATGGCCAATGCTTATGTGATTGAGCGGCTGGGTTAG